A stretch of Pirellulales bacterium DNA encodes these proteins:
- a CDS encoding XdhC family protein, which produces MIRNDLKEMISLAERLEAAAEPAILATLFAANGSTYRPLGSMMIGGPSSAFLAGGVSGGCLEEFIARRGRALARQKSAIMLSFAADPDADHSDAPSLGCGGSIDVLIERFTADHLAFLRRFAAAYDADQASTAICTIDTSANSEIAVQRSLWTDGDEMSGNEATNLDPQIKLLRERALLAKRSMQGTIGPHRRALVHYVRPIVRLVVLGAGNDARPICSLGHSLGWHVCVADRRARMATHGRFPDADQVVASDWWTALRSITFTPQTAIVLMTHSLVDDAEILPLLAERPAAYVGVLGPAHRRRWLLEHVEGATTLPEKFVNRLRGPIGLDLGDRSPGGIAVAMVAEILAELNGRTPVPLCQPTDAKLSQKHVLQGGREFQGHRSDTRTVAHAHSGQQVCDLAAGTRSVPTT; this is translated from the coding sequence GTGATCCGCAACGACCTCAAAGAAATGATTTCGCTGGCTGAGCGTCTGGAGGCCGCCGCCGAACCGGCCATCTTGGCCACGTTGTTTGCGGCCAATGGCTCGACCTATCGGCCGCTGGGGTCGATGATGATCGGCGGACCATCGTCGGCATTCCTGGCCGGGGGCGTCAGCGGCGGCTGCTTGGAGGAATTCATCGCCCGTCGCGGTCGCGCGCTCGCCCGGCAAAAATCGGCAATCATGCTCAGCTTCGCAGCCGATCCGGACGCCGATCATTCCGATGCCCCGTCCCTTGGCTGCGGGGGATCCATCGATGTCCTGATCGAGCGGTTCACAGCGGACCATCTTGCATTTCTCCGCAGATTCGCCGCTGCCTACGATGCCGATCAGGCTTCAACCGCGATATGCACGATCGACACGTCGGCGAACTCCGAGATCGCCGTGCAACGAAGTCTCTGGACCGACGGCGATGAAATGTCAGGTAATGAGGCGACGAATCTTGATCCGCAGATCAAACTGTTGCGCGAACGTGCGCTGCTAGCCAAACGCAGCATGCAGGGCACGATCGGGCCGCACCGCCGCGCTCTGGTCCACTATGTCCGTCCGATCGTGCGATTGGTGGTTCTAGGCGCCGGCAATGATGCGCGGCCAATATGCTCGCTCGGCCATTCGCTGGGCTGGCACGTATGCGTCGCCGATCGGCGGGCGCGAATGGCGACGCACGGCCGTTTTCCCGACGCCGACCAAGTCGTGGCGAGCGACTGGTGGACGGCGCTCCGCTCGATTACTTTCACACCCCAAACGGCCATCGTCTTAATGACACACAGTCTCGTGGATGATGCCGAAATTCTGCCGTTATTGGCCGAGCGACCAGCGGCCTACGTCGGCGTGCTGGGGCCAGCACATCGCCGCCGCTGGCTATTGGAACATGTCGAGGGCGCCACGACGTTGCCAGAGAAGTTTGTCAATCGCCTTCGTGGTCCGATCGGACTCGACTTGGGGGATCGCAGTCCGGGCGGGATCGCCGTGGCGATGGTTGCGGAGATCCTCGCCGAACTGAACGGTCGCACGCCGGTGCCGTTGTGCCAACCGACCGATGCGAAGCTATCGCAGAAGCACGTATTGCAGGGCGGCAGAGAGTTCCAGGGACATCGCAGCGATACACGTACCGTTGCGCATGCCCACTCCGGGCAGCAGGTATGCGACTTGGCCGCCGGCACACGGAGTGTGCCTACTACGTAG